The Pedobacter mucosus genome window below encodes:
- a CDS encoding glucosaminidase domain and LysM peptidoglycan-binding domain-containing protein: MKKLLIFCALFLSLSTTKAKDTEGYIAQHVEFAQCLMRDYKIPASLILAVAIHESASGNSRIAQYLNNHFGVKGANTNLEIQSSYRDYLNADESYSHFVEIMETRVPFNALFAKYDQYDYQGWAKGIQRSGYAQSRTWSSQVIALIKKYELYQYDDRPEGYEEPVYKTTYRRKSKSSLRYYTVKTGDNLSILAKKKGTTVLKLMKRNGLKKANLKIGQKIKL; the protein is encoded by the coding sequence ATGAAGAAATTACTTATTTTTTGCGCTCTATTTTTATCCTTATCAACAACAAAAGCTAAAGATACAGAAGGCTATATTGCCCAGCATGTAGAATTTGCTCAATGTTTAATGAGGGATTATAAAATTCCGGCAAGTTTAATTTTAGCAGTTGCCATCCATGAATCTGCATCAGGAAACAGCCGAATAGCACAGTATTTAAATAATCATTTTGGCGTAAAAGGAGCCAATACAAATTTAGAAATCCAGTCATCTTATCGAGATTATTTAAACGCTGATGAATCTTATAGTCACTTTGTGGAGATTATGGAAACCCGCGTACCTTTTAATGCTTTGTTTGCAAAGTACGATCAATACGATTATCAAGGTTGGGCAAAAGGGATTCAGCGTTCGGGATATGCACAAAGCAGAACTTGGTCTAGTCAGGTGATTGCTTTAATAAAAAAGTACGAACTTTATCAGTATGATGATCGGCCAGAAGGATATGAAGAACCTGTTTATAAAACAACTTATCGCCGTAAAAGTAAATCATCGTTAAGGTATTATACAGTCAAAACTGGTGATAATTTGAGCATTCTTGCAAAGAAAAAGGGCACAACTGTTTTAAAACTAATGAAACGAAACGGCTTAAAAAAAGCAAACTTAAAAATCGGTCAAAAAATAAAGCTTTAA
- a CDS encoding glucosaminidase domain-containing protein has product MHKFIPSTFKPLKTLVFVVTLLTLFSSCATRKFSKNNKQIQKEANKASNSTYKSYNTLSYIDEFKAVAIEEMNAYGIPASITLAQGILESGSGNSDLAKYANNHFGIKCTSDWKGKNYFRDDDQKNDCFRVYKDARESFKDHSEFLKRKRYSALFQLDKNDYKSWAQGLKNAGYATNPKYPDLLINTIEKYQLFQYDQSESEKQKIAREDRVFTEINENIPLEKKKFTPVETPPVGAKPILADGTYTIVKGDTLYNIAKRFNLKVDELKMLNSMTTDAIKLGQVLKVK; this is encoded by the coding sequence ATGCACAAGTTTATACCTTCTACCTTTAAGCCGTTAAAAACGCTAGTTTTTGTGGTTACATTGTTAACTTTATTTAGCTCTTGTGCGACCAGGAAATTTTCAAAAAATAATAAGCAGATTCAAAAAGAGGCTAATAAGGCCAGTAATAGCACTTACAAAAGTTATAACACTTTAAGTTATATTGATGAATTTAAGGCTGTAGCTATAGAAGAAATGAATGCTTATGGTATTCCGGCAAGTATTACTTTGGCACAAGGAATTTTAGAATCGGGCAGTGGAAATAGCGACCTTGCCAAATATGCAAATAACCATTTTGGCATTAAATGTACTTCAGACTGGAAGGGGAAAAACTATTTTAGGGATGATGATCAAAAAAATGATTGTTTTAGGGTTTATAAAGATGCCCGTGAATCTTTTAAAGATCATTCTGAATTTTTAAAGCGCAAACGCTACAGTGCACTTTTTCAATTAGATAAAAATGATTACAAAAGCTGGGCTCAAGGTTTAAAAAATGCTGGCTATGCAACCAATCCGAAATATCCTGATTTGTTAATTAATACTATCGAAAAATATCAGCTTTTTCAATATGATCAATCGGAAAGTGAGAAACAAAAAATTGCTCGTGAGGATAGGGTATTTACTGAAATTAACGAAAACATTCCGCTAGAGAAAAAGAAATTTACGCCAGTAGAAACGCCTCCAGTTGGTGCTAAGCCGATTTTAGCCGATGGAACTTATACAATTGTTAAAGGAGATACGCTTTATAATATTGCAAAACGTTTTAATTTAAAGGTTGATGAACTTAAAATGTTAAATAGTATGACGACCGACGCTATTAAGTTAGGACAAGTACTTAAGGTTAAATAA
- a CDS encoding DUF3078 domain-containing protein yields the protein MKKSLVILTLIISFCSIKLFAQEIDTIPINTKGMSIKLKRSPLPSRQSPLNFEPVKIQPYVVNAKVNYWKTKTNVGININQAQFSDNWKGGGVNSIAVGGLLNYKAEYNKNSYSYVSEVILQYGKIKNKDQLQKKTNDRIFWDNKASFQLSKNWFFFGSVNFESQFDNGYSYKTVNGAETATLISKFMGPGYLTESIGFEYKPNKYFSTRIGTGTARQTFVLDTALYRTNPQNFGVTPGKSFRNELAFQVVSAFDKDIFKNTNLKARYAIFIPYEDIAVNRVDHRLDVAITAKINRYMNTSLTGVVLYDRDTDVKVQASQTLALGFAFTFPR from the coding sequence ATGAAAAAAAGTTTAGTCATCCTAACCCTTATTATAAGTTTTTGCTCCATTAAACTCTTTGCTCAAGAAATTGATACCATTCCTATAAATACCAAAGGGATGAGTATTAAGTTAAAACGGAGTCCGCTGCCAAGCAGGCAAAGTCCGCTTAATTTCGAGCCCGTAAAAATCCAGCCTTATGTAGTTAACGCGAAAGTAAATTACTGGAAAACAAAAACTAACGTAGGTATAAACATTAATCAGGCTCAATTTAGCGATAACTGGAAAGGTGGTGGCGTAAATTCAATTGCGGTTGGTGGCTTACTAAACTATAAAGCAGAGTATAATAAAAACAGCTATAGTTATGTTAGTGAGGTTATTTTACAATACGGAAAAATAAAAAATAAAGATCAGTTACAAAAGAAAACGAACGATCGTATTTTTTGGGACAATAAAGCATCTTTTCAATTATCAAAAAACTGGTTCTTTTTTGGATCGGTCAACTTTGAATCTCAATTTGATAATGGCTATTCATATAAAACAGTTAATGGAGCAGAAACTGCTACCTTAATTTCCAAATTTATGGGACCAGGTTATTTAACTGAATCGATAGGTTTTGAATATAAGCCAAATAAATATTTTTCTACCAGAATTGGTACCGGAACTGCCCGGCAAACTTTTGTTTTAGATACCGCTTTATACAGGACAAATCCTCAAAATTTTGGTGTTACTCCCGGCAAGAGTTTCAGAAATGAACTTGCCTTTCAGGTGGTAAGTGCATTTGATAAGGATATTTTTAAAAACACCAATCTAAAAGCCCGTTATGCAATTTTTATTCCTTATGAAGATATCGCAGTTAACAGGGTTGATCATCGTTTAGACGTAGCCATAACTGCTAAAATAAATCGATATATGAATACAAGCTTAACTGGCGTTGTTTTATATGATAGAGATACTGATGTAAAGGTGCAGGCAAGTCAGACTTTAGCCTTAGGCTTCGCATTTACTTTTCCTAGGTAA
- the ffh gene encoding signal recognition particle protein, protein MFDNLQDKLDRAFKVLKGQGSITEINVAETMKEIRKALLDADVNYKTAKTFTDDVRQKALGQNVLTSVSPGQLLTKIMNDELAALMGGEVVELDIKANPTIILIAGLNGAGKTTFAGKLALHLKNKGKKPLLVAGDMYRPAAVDQLEVLGTSVGVSVFANRQSNDPVAIALEGIAHGKQNGNNVIIIDTAGRLAIDESLMNEISEVKAKTQPHEILFVVDSMTGQDAVNTAKIFNDRLDFTGVVLTKLDGDTRGGAALSIKSVVNKPIKFIGTGEKMEALDVFYPERMASRILGMGDVVSLVERAQMQFDEKEAAELQKKIRKNKFDFNDFYSQIQQIKKMGNMKDLMGMIPGVGKMMKNVDIQDDAFKSIEAIINSMTPFEKENPDAIQQSRRLRIAKGSGSKVEEVTKLIKQFEDMRKMMKQFSNPAAAAAMMKGMPKMPFGR, encoded by the coding sequence ATGTTTGATAATTTACAGGACAAGCTAGATAGGGCGTTTAAAGTATTAAAAGGGCAAGGTAGTATTACGGAAATCAACGTGGCAGAAACCATGAAAGAAATTCGTAAAGCGTTACTTGATGCCGATGTTAACTATAAAACAGCCAAAACATTTACTGATGATGTTAGGCAGAAAGCATTAGGACAAAACGTGCTTACTTCCGTTTCGCCAGGGCAACTGCTTACCAAAATAATGAACGATGAACTTGCTGCCCTAATGGGTGGTGAAGTTGTGGAGTTAGATATAAAAGCAAACCCAACTATTATTTTAATTGCAGGTTTAAATGGTGCGGGTAAAACCACTTTCGCTGGTAAACTGGCTTTGCATTTAAAAAATAAAGGTAAAAAACCTTTATTGGTTGCTGGGGATATGTACCGCCCAGCTGCGGTAGATCAGTTGGAGGTTTTAGGAACTTCAGTTGGCGTTTCGGTTTTTGCTAATCGCCAATCTAACGATCCTGTTGCCATTGCATTAGAAGGTATTGCGCATGGTAAACAAAATGGAAACAATGTAATCATTATTGATACGGCTGGTCGTTTAGCGATTGACGAATCTTTAATGAATGAAATATCAGAAGTTAAAGCCAAAACGCAACCACACGAAATTTTGTTCGTTGTGGATTCCATGACTGGTCAGGATGCGGTAAACACAGCAAAAATCTTTAATGATCGCTTGGATTTTACTGGTGTCGTTTTAACCAAATTAGATGGTGATACCCGCGGTGGTGCTGCACTTTCCATTAAATCAGTAGTTAACAAACCGATTAAATTTATTGGTACCGGCGAAAAAATGGAAGCTTTGGATGTTTTTTATCCAGAGCGTATGGCTTCGCGAATTTTAGGTATGGGTGATGTGGTTTCCCTTGTAGAACGTGCTCAAATGCAGTTCGATGAGAAAGAAGCCGCAGAATTACAGAAAAAAATCCGTAAAAATAAATTCGATTTTAATGATTTCTATTCCCAAATTCAACAGATTAAGAAAATGGGAAATATGAAAGATTTGATGGGAATGATTCCTGGTGTTGGCAAAATGATGAAGAATGTAGATATTCAGGATGATGCTTTCAAATCAATCGAAGCCATTATTAATTCCATGACGCCCTTTGAAAAGGAAAATCCAGATGCCATTCAGCAAAGTCGCCGTTTAAGAATTGCTAAAGGATCGGGTAGCAAGGTTGAAGAAGTTACCAAATTAATAAAGCAGTTTGAAGATATGCGTAAAATGATGAAACAATTTTCTAATCCAGCGGCAGCTGCAGCCATGATGAAGGGAATGCCTAAAATGCCATTCGGAAGATAG
- a CDS encoding DUF5916 domain-containing protein, translated as MLRYLTLFLICFYSICQAQDVHKQRQLNAVRTSATPKIDGILDDACWVDVPIATDFIELRPTPGRIEPKNKRTEIKMLYDDVAVYFYARMFDNPDSVSHELVSRDNIGTADFISVILDPFYDKMNGNGFFVTAAGVQFDAKYSQVGDEDPNWNAVWESAVKIDKEGWTCEMKIPYSALRFSGKDIQNWGLNFSRRIQRTNVQTFWNFVDPKVNGFINQEGLWMDVKDIKPPLRLSFSPYVSAYINHYPVNQPGIKNTTSRFNGGMDVKYGINNSFTLDMTLVPDFGQVQSDNRILNLTPFEVKFNENRQFFTEGTELFNKGDLFYSKRIGSIPKYYNYSGLNSSDKVIKDQTEAKVLNATKISGRTAKGLGIGIFNAITNSMQTEVEDAQGNSRNVETQPLTNYNIFVLDQSLKNNSSATFVNTNVLRQGSAYDANVSALLFSLNDKKNIYFVNGGGKMSYLRGATTSSGYSYNLKFGKQSGNFTWSYLQQYADNKFDPSDMGFFTNNNFLDQRANFGYQVYKPSSWYNQIQSWLNFAYSRRAIPGDYQSFGIETGAYVQYKNLWSSELNGNYEAKRNDFYEARNGQVYKAPENYGVALYINPNRAKAYNFGGNIRYQEQQLFKGRSYNFFFFQNLRLNDKLAFGLDLSFNPNYNYVNWATAQGNQAIFSRYDRRTVENSFDAKYTLSNLMGFTVVLRHYWSDRRNKEFFLLKPDGNLTNYEGATPTGTDRNYNVFNIDLIYTWQFAPGSTLSVSYKDAAETYETFYTQRYNRNLDGILSSPQNNSLSVKVLYYVDYLSLRKKKTHPAKI; from the coding sequence ATGTTACGCTATTTAACTCTTTTTTTAATCTGTTTCTACTCCATTTGCCAAGCGCAAGATGTACACAAACAGCGGCAACTTAATGCTGTTAGAACATCAGCCACACCAAAAATAGACGGAATATTAGATGATGCCTGTTGGGTTGATGTACCTATTGCTACCGATTTTATCGAGCTAAGGCCTACACCAGGAAGGATAGAGCCTAAAAACAAACGAACGGAAATAAAGATGCTTTATGATGATGTAGCCGTATATTTTTATGCCCGGATGTTTGATAATCCTGATAGTGTTTCGCATGAATTGGTATCTAGAGACAATATCGGTACTGCGGATTTTATTTCGGTGATATTAGATCCGTTTTACGATAAAATGAATGGTAATGGCTTCTTCGTTACCGCAGCTGGCGTTCAGTTTGATGCAAAATATTCGCAGGTTGGCGATGAAGATCCCAACTGGAATGCCGTTTGGGAAAGTGCAGTAAAAATTGATAAAGAGGGCTGGACTTGCGAAATGAAAATTCCATATTCAGCTTTGCGTTTCTCGGGTAAGGATATTCAAAATTGGGGTTTAAACTTCAGTCGCAGAATACAGCGGACAAACGTACAAACGTTCTGGAATTTTGTAGATCCAAAGGTTAACGGCTTTATTAATCAAGAGGGTTTGTGGATGGATGTAAAAGACATAAAACCGCCGCTCCGTTTATCTTTTTCGCCATATGTTTCTGCTTATATCAATCATTATCCGGTTAACCAGCCCGGTATAAAAAATACAACATCGAGGTTTAACGGTGGCATGGATGTAAAATACGGCATCAACAATAGTTTTACTTTAGATATGACTTTAGTGCCAGATTTTGGTCAGGTACAATCTGATAATCGCATTTTAAACCTTACGCCATTCGAAGTAAAATTTAATGAAAACCGCCAGTTTTTTACCGAAGGAACGGAACTTTTTAATAAGGGAGATCTATTTTATTCGAAAAGGATAGGTTCTATTCCGAAATATTATAATTATTCAGGCTTAAATAGCAGCGATAAAGTTATAAAAGATCAAACCGAAGCAAAAGTTTTAAACGCCACTAAAATATCAGGAAGAACAGCAAAAGGATTGGGCATTGGAATTTTTAACGCTATTACGAATAGCATGCAAACGGAGGTTGAAGATGCGCAAGGAAATAGCCGCAATGTAGAAACACAGCCGCTTACTAATTATAATATTTTTGTACTGGATCAATCTTTAAAAAACAATAGTTCTGCCACGTTCGTAAATACGAATGTTTTAAGGCAAGGGTCTGCTTATGATGCGAATGTGAGCGCTTTGTTGTTCAGTTTAAATGATAAGAAAAATATTTACTTTGTAAATGGTGGCGGTAAAATGAGCTATTTACGTGGAGCAACTACAAGTTCAGGTTATAGCTACAATTTAAAATTCGGTAAGCAAAGTGGAAACTTTACCTGGAGTTATTTACAGCAATATGCTGATAATAAATTTGATCCGTCAGATATGGGTTTCTTTACCAATAACAACTTTTTAGATCAACGTGCTAATTTTGGTTATCAGGTTTATAAGCCATCCTCCTGGTATAATCAAATACAAAGCTGGCTAAACTTTGCTTATTCTCGAAGAGCAATTCCTGGCGATTACCAAAGTTTCGGAATAGAAACAGGAGCGTACGTTCAATATAAAAATCTTTGGTCGTCGGAATTAAATGGAAATTATGAAGCAAAGCGAAATGATTTTTATGAGGCTAGAAATGGTCAGGTTTATAAGGCGCCAGAAAATTATGGCGTAGCCTTATACATTAATCCTAATCGTGCAAAAGCATACAATTTTGGAGGAAATATCCGTTACCAGGAGCAACAACTTTTTAAAGGCCGATCTTATAATTTTTTCTTTTTTCAAAACCTTAGGCTTAATGATAAACTTGCTTTCGGTTTGGATTTGAGTTTTAATCCGAATTATAACTATGTAAACTGGGCTACAGCTCAAGGTAATCAGGCAATTTTTTCTAGGTATGATAGAAGAACCGTAGAAAATTCTTTTGATGCGAAATATACACTTTCTAACTTAATGGGATTTACTGTTGTGTTAAGGCATTATTGGAGTGATAGAAGAAATAAGGAATTCTTTTTATTAAAGCCCGATGGGAACCTAACCAATTATGAAGGCGCTACACCAACCGGCACAGATAGAAATTACAACGTATTTAATATTGATTTAATTTATACCTGGCAATTTGCTCCCGGAAGTACCCTTTCAGTTTCATATAAGGATGCAGCAGAAACCTACGAAACCTTTTATACTCAGCGCTATAATCGTAATCTTGATGGCATACTTTCATCTCCACAAAATAATAGTTTATCAGTAAAAGTGTTATACTATGTAGATTATTTGAGTTTGCGAAAGAAGAAAACACATCCTGCCAAAATCTAA
- a CDS encoding sugar phosphate isomerase/epimerase family protein: protein MNNRRAFLKNTAVLSGALLLSKSSFSFNNILIERKISEVGLQLFTIREALTKDVKSSIKNVSSIGYKHVETFYGYAKGAGEPKFWGLTVKELKTLLNDNQLKTYSGHYQLNDFLTKGNGEDSALKYQIEIAATLGQKYLIVPIPPLTIWDKMKAEDFQYMASQLNKAAEIAKKSGIKIGYHNHFWEFRTLADGNKGYDILLKETDPKLVSFEMDLFWVKKSGIKPEDYFAKYPHRFPMWHVKDMDKNNTAVITGGALDQKPSMEILKGISYAEVGSGNINYAEIFKHQEESGLQHIFVEQDVITKDPFVSIKESFDYVKNSLLK from the coding sequence ATGAATAATAGAAGAGCATTTTTAAAAAATACCGCAGTATTAAGTGGCGCACTATTACTGTCAAAATCATCTTTTTCTTTCAACAATATTTTGATAGAAAGAAAAATAAGTGAGGTTGGATTACAACTATTTACCATTCGAGAGGCTTTAACCAAAGATGTTAAATCGAGCATTAAAAATGTATCTTCAATTGGTTATAAACATGTAGAAACTTTTTATGGTTATGCTAAAGGTGCGGGCGAGCCTAAATTTTGGGGCTTAACAGTTAAAGAACTTAAAACCTTGCTAAATGATAATCAACTTAAAACATACAGTGGTCACTATCAATTAAACGATTTCCTTACCAAGGGAAATGGGGAGGATAGCGCACTTAAATACCAAATTGAAATTGCGGCAACATTAGGACAAAAATATTTAATTGTTCCTATACCTCCATTAACAATATGGGATAAAATGAAAGCCGAAGATTTTCAATATATGGCGTCTCAATTAAATAAAGCTGCAGAAATTGCGAAAAAATCGGGTATTAAAATTGGTTACCATAATCATTTCTGGGAGTTTAGAACTTTAGCTGATGGAAATAAAGGCTACGATATTTTATTAAAAGAAACAGATCCAAAATTGGTTTCGTTTGAAATGGATTTATTTTGGGTTAAAAAATCCGGAATTAAACCTGAAGATTATTTCGCTAAATATCCTCACCGTTTTCCGATGTGGCATGTAAAGGATATGGATAAAAATAATACAGCAGTGATAACTGGTGGGGCACTAGATCAAAAACCCTCCATGGAAATTTTGAAAGGAATAAGCTACGCTGAAGTTGGATCGGGAAATATTAATTATGCTGAAATTTTTAAACATCAGGAAGAATCTGGCTTGCAACACATTTTTGTTGAGCAGGATGTGATTACCAAAGATCCTTTTGTAAGTATAAAAGAAAGCTTCGATTACGTAAAAAATTCTCTTTTAAAATAA
- a CDS encoding sigma-54-dependent transcriptional regulator, protein MENTVLIIDDEPKIRNLLSRIIELEGFKVFQADTGSAGIKLIQSNNIHVVISDVKLPDINGVDLVSDIKKLKPYIEIINLTAYGTIADGVKAMRNGAFDYITKGDDNDKIIPMLYKAMDKVQLQMRILDLENRVVAKHRFDSIIATAPVIQQAIVLAKKVAVTDTTVLLLGETGTGKEVFAQAIHHESPRSLKPFVALNCSGFNPELLESELFGYKEGAFTGASKDKKGLMEEANEGTLFLDEIGEMNIDLQAKLLRVLENQSFIKVGDTKTSKVNVRIIAATNKDLKLQAESGMFRADLYYRLSVFSIELPSLSRRREDILPLAKFYLDQFSIKINRGNMVMEKDFISALENHSWKGNIRELKNVMERVVILANDNHITIDLLPFEFHNGNLEQDSLSIETMEKKHIKQVLLHTKGNKTETSRLLGIGLTTLYRKIEEYKIV, encoded by the coding sequence ATGGAAAACACCGTCTTAATCATCGACGATGAGCCAAAAATCCGCAATCTATTATCCCGAATAATTGAATTAGAAGGCTTCAAGGTTTTCCAGGCAGATACCGGAAGTGCAGGAATTAAACTCATCCAATCAAATAATATCCATGTTGTAATTAGTGACGTTAAATTGCCTGACATAAACGGCGTTGATCTCGTTTCTGATATAAAAAAGTTAAAACCATATATTGAAATCATTAATTTAACGGCTTATGGGACTATTGCAGATGGCGTAAAAGCGATGCGCAATGGTGCTTTTGATTATATTACAAAGGGTGATGATAACGATAAGATTATCCCGATGCTTTATAAGGCGATGGATAAAGTTCAATTGCAAATGAGGATCCTTGATCTTGAAAATAGAGTTGTTGCAAAGCACCGTTTTGATTCGATAATCGCGACCGCTCCTGTAATTCAGCAAGCCATTGTTTTAGCAAAAAAAGTTGCGGTAACCGATACAACCGTTCTATTATTAGGCGAAACAGGTACAGGTAAAGAAGTTTTTGCACAGGCAATTCATCATGAAAGTCCACGATCGTTAAAACCTTTTGTGGCGTTAAACTGTAGTGGCTTTAATCCTGAGCTTTTAGAAAGTGAGCTTTTTGGTTATAAAGAAGGAGCTTTTACAGGTGCGTCTAAAGATAAAAAAGGCTTGATGGAAGAAGCCAATGAAGGAACCCTTTTTTTAGATGAAATTGGGGAAATGAATATAGATCTCCAGGCAAAATTGTTAAGGGTATTAGAAAACCAAAGTTTTATTAAGGTTGGCGATACAAAAACATCAAAAGTAAATGTTAGAATTATCGCTGCAACTAATAAAGATTTAAAACTTCAGGCAGAAAGCGGAATGTTTAGAGCTGATCTTTATTATCGCCTTTCTGTGTTTTCTATCGAGTTACCCTCATTATCCAGACGAAGGGAAGATATCCTTCCGCTTGCTAAATTTTACTTGGATCAATTTAGTATAAAGATAAATCGAGGCAATATGGTTATGGAAAAAGATTTCATATCAGCACTCGAAAACCATTCCTGGAAAGGGAATATTCGAGAGTTAAAAAATGTAATGGAGCGAGTGGTTATTCTTGCGAACGATAATCACATCACAATCGATCTGCTTCCTTTCGAATTTCACAACGGAAACCTTGAACAAGATTCGTTAAGTATTGAAACCATGGAAAAGAAACACATTAAGCAGGTACTTTTACATACTAAAGGAAACAAAACAGAAACTTCAAGGTTATTAGGCATCGGTTTGACTACTCTATATCGTAAAATAGAAGAATATAAAATTGTTTAA
- a CDS encoding mechanosensitive ion channel family protein produces the protein MFDSTFFEQMFWGNSVKAYCLLICILFFGLIFRKLVSKLLSKLLFTLFKGFSQQSHDDTFVGLLLKPIETFMLFSTLYFSINQLKHPLEVTVFHYRKMVGNVKHNIPVSIGECIDRIFLFLIILSIFWIILRIIDFISHVLMYKASLTESKSDDQLVPFLKELFKTVVVFIGFFTLLGFVFEVNVLTLITGLGIGGIAIALAAKESLENLLGSFTIFLDKPFVVGDLVKVDGVEGTVEKVGFRSTLIRTTEKTMATIPNKGMIDGVLENLSLRNFRRVKFSFGITYETDAQTIRKIVEEIQKYIRSHQDTSDDGNAYFEGFGDSSLNIEVIYFVSITAYNDYLSTKQEINFKIMEIVMDNKSDFAYPTQRLISDKPAVSNDKEVGNDTTD, from the coding sequence ATGTTTGACTCCACTTTCTTTGAGCAAATGTTTTGGGGTAATTCCGTTAAAGCATATTGCTTGCTTATTTGTATCCTTTTTTTCGGACTTATATTTAGAAAACTCGTTTCCAAATTATTAAGTAAATTGCTCTTTACGCTTTTTAAAGGCTTTTCTCAGCAATCTCATGATGATACTTTTGTTGGTTTGTTATTAAAGCCAATAGAAACATTTATGCTGTTTTCAACGCTTTATTTTTCTATCAACCAACTTAAACATCCATTAGAAGTTACCGTTTTCCATTACCGTAAAATGGTTGGGAATGTAAAACATAATATTCCCGTAAGCATCGGAGAATGTATTGACCGAATATTTTTGTTCCTAATTATTCTATCTATTTTCTGGATTATCCTTCGGATAATCGATTTCATTTCTCATGTTTTAATGTACAAAGCATCTTTAACAGAAAGTAAATCAGATGATCAGTTGGTTCCTTTTTTAAAAGAATTATTTAAAACGGTTGTCGTTTTTATTGGGTTTTTTACGCTTTTGGGATTTGTATTTGAAGTTAATGTTTTAACCTTAATTACCGGTTTAGGAATTGGTGGTATCGCAATTGCACTTGCTGCCAAAGAGAGTTTAGAAAATCTTTTGGGCTCCTTTACTATCTTCTTGGATAAACCGTTTGTTGTAGGCGATTTGGTCAAAGTTGACGGCGTAGAAGGAACAGTTGAAAAGGTTGGTTTTAGAAGTACATTAATTCGTACCACAGAAAAAACAATGGCCACAATTCCAAATAAAGGAATGATCGATGGTGTGCTGGAAAATTTAAGTTTGAGGAATTTTCGAAGGGTTAAATTCTCTTTTGGTATTACTTATGAAACGGATGCTCAAACCATCAGGAAAATTGTTGAAGAAATTCAAAAATATATCCGCAGTCACCAAGATACAAGCGATGATGGAAATGCCTATTTTGAAGGTTTTGGCGATTCTTCCTTAAATATCGAAGTTATTTATTTTGTTTCTATAACCGCATATAATGATTACCTTTCTACAAAACAGGAAATCAATTTCAAAATTATGGAAATTGTAATGGATAATAAATCTGATTTTGCTTATCCAACGCAAAGACTAATTAGTGATAAACCAGCTGTATCAAACGATAAAGAAGTTGGTAATGATACTACTGATTGA
- the rplS gene encoding 50S ribosomal protein L19, translating to MDLVKFVEEQAIAKKDFPAFKSGDTVSVHYKIREGNKERVQIYQGVVIQRNSAGANETFTVRKMSNGVGVERIFPVNSPNIEKIEVNSHGKVRRAKLFYLRALTGKAARIKSLRK from the coding sequence ATGGATTTAGTAAAATTTGTTGAAGAGCAGGCCATCGCGAAAAAAGATTTTCCTGCGTTCAAGTCTGGCGATACAGTGAGCGTGCACTATAAAATTCGCGAAGGTAATAAAGAACGTGTTCAAATTTACCAGGGTGTTGTTATTCAACGTAACAGTGCTGGTGCAAACGAAACTTTCACTGTTCGTAAAATGAGCAATGGTGTTGGTGTAGAGCGTATCTTCCCTGTAAATTCTCCAAACATTGAGAAGATTGAAGTAAATAGCCATGGTAAAGTTCGTAGAGCGAAATTGTTCTATTTACGTGCTTTAACTGGTAAAGCTGCTCGTATCAAATCTTTAAGAAAATAA